In Paramicrobacterium humi, the genomic stretch AGCATGCGCAGCAGGTCCGCCGTGCCCTCGAGCCCGCGCATGCGCCGGTTCTCCGTGAGGCGCTGCAGCTCCTGCTCGGTCTGGGCGATGATCGCGGGATCGAGGAGCTCGCGCAGCTCCACTTGGCCGAGCAGCTCCGAGAGCATCGTCGCGTCGAGGGCGAGTGCCGCGGCCTTGCGTTCGGCGAGCGGGTTGTCGCCCTCGTACATGAACGCGCCGACGTAGCCGAAGAGCAGGGATTTCGCGTACGGCGAGGGCTCCTCCGTCGTCGTCTCGACGATGCGGATCTTGCGGGAGGCGATGCGGCGGGCGAGCTCGAGCAGCGCCGGAACGTCGTACACGTCTTTCAGGCATTCGCGAGCAGTCTCGAGCAGGATCGGGAACTGCGGGTACTTCTTCGCCACGTCGAGCAGCTGCGCCGCGCGCTGCCGCTGCTGCCACAGCGGCGCCCGCTTCTGCGGCGAGTAGTTCGGCAGCAGAAGCGCCCGCGCGGCGCACTCGCGAAACCGCGACGCGAACAGCGCGGAGCCGCCCACCTCGGCCGTGACGATGACTTCGAGCTCGTCGGCCTCGAACACGAACAGGTCGGCACCGGGCGGCTCGTCCGTCGTCTCGGGGATGCGCACGATGATGCCGTCGTCGCTCGCGATGCTCGCGCCGTCGACGCCGAACCGCTCCTGCACGCGCGCGCCCACCGCGAGCGCCCAGGGGGCGTGCACCTGCATGCCGAACGGGGAGTGCAGGATGATCCGCCAGTCGCCGAGCTCGTCGCGGCTGCGCTCGACGACGAGGGTGCGATCCGTCGGCAGATGCCGGGTCGCTGCCCGCTGCTCGGTCAAGTACGCGCGCAGGTTCGCGGCGGCCCGGGCGTCGAGGCCCGCGGCGGCGAGGCGCTCGCTCGCGACGCCGTCGTCAGCGGCATCCAATTCTCTCGTGAACCGGCCGAGGGCCTCGCCCAGTTCGAACGGGCGGCCGAGCGCGTCACCCTTCCAGAACGGCAGGCGGCCGGGCTGCCCGAACTCGGGGGTGACGAGCACGCGGTCGTGGGTGATCTCCTGGATGCGCCAGCTCGTCGCGCCGAGTGCGAACACGTCGCCGACGCGGGACTCGTAGACCATCTCCTCGTCGAGCTCGCCGACGCGCCGGCCGGTCGTGCCCTCCTCGCCGCCGACCATGTAGACGGCGAACAGGCCGCGGTCGGGGATAGTGCCGCCGCTGATGACCGCGAGCCGCTGCGCACCCGGGCGGCCTTCGATCGTGCCGGCGTCGCGGTCCCATACGATGCGGGGGCGCAACTCGGCGAACTCGTCCGACGGGTACCGGCCGGCGAGCAGGTCGAGCGTCGCCTCGAACGCCGAGCGCGGCAGCGTCGCGAACGGGGCGGTGCGGCGCAGCTGCTCGAACCAGGCCTCGACCTCGACGGTGTCGAGCGCCGTCGCGGCGACGGTCTGCTGCGCGAGAATGTCGAGCGGGTTCGCGGGCACCCGCATCGACTCGATCTTCCCCTCCAGCATCCGCTCGGCTGCGACCGCGGAGTTCACGAGATCGGCCCGGTGCTTGGGGAACAGCACGCCGTGCGAGATCTCGCCCACCTGGTGCCCCGCCCGCCCGACACGCTGCAGGGCGCTCGCGACCGACGGCGGCGCCTCCACCTGGATGACGAGGTCGACCTCGCCCATGTCGATGCCGAGTTCGAGGCTCGACGTCGCGACGACGCAGCGCAGCCGCCCCGACTTGAGGTCGTCCTCGATCGCGGCGCGCTGCTCCTTCGACACCGACCCGTGGTGCGCGCGGGCCAGCAGCGGCGTCTCGTCGCGCACACCGGTCGTCTGCCCGCTTCCTCCCATGAGCACGGCGGGAGTGCGAGGGGCGGATGCCGCTTCGCTGCGCGCCGCAGCTGCGCTCTGTTCCGCTGCTCCCGCCCAGTCCTCGGGCAGCGGGCCCGACAGCAGCGTCTCCTCGTCGAGTCGCGCCTCGTTGATCTCGTTCAGCCGCGCCGTGAGCCGCTCGGCGAGTCGCCGCGAGTTCGCGAACACGATCGTGGAGCGGTGAGCGAGGATGCGGTCCACGATCGCCTCTTCGACGTGCGGCCAGATGGAGCCGCCGCGCTCGCCGTCGGCGCGGACCGGCCCTGCCGCGGAGCCGTCGGGAGTCGCCGGCTGCTGGCCGACCGTGAGATCGGTCATGTCCTCGACCGGCACGATGACTTCCAGCTCGAACGTCTTCGACGCGGGCGGCGCGACGATGGCGACGGGCGCCCGGCCGCCGAGGAAGCGGGCGACCTCCTCGTGCGGCCGGACGGTCGCCGACAGACCGATGCGCTGGGCGGGCCTGTCGAGCAGCGCGTCCAGGCGCTCAAGGGAGACGGCGAGGTGCGCGCCGCGCTTCGTCGCCGCGACGGCGTGCACTTCGTCGATGATGACGGTGTCCACCGTGCGGAGCGTCTCGCGTGCTTTCGAAGTGAGCATGAGGAACAGCGACTCGGGCGTGGTGATGAGGATCTCGGGCGGGTTCTTGAGAAGTGCGCGGCGATCGTTCGCGGGGGTGTCGCCCGAGCGCACTCCGACGGTGACTTCGGGCGGCTCGATTCCGAGTCGCTTGGCCGTCTGTGCGATCCCGACCAGTGGCGCGCGGAGGTTGCGTTCGACGTCGACGCCGAGCGCCTTGAGCGGTGAGATGTACAGCACGCGCGTGCCTTGCGGTCGCTCCTCCACGGTGCCGTGTGCCGCGGCGTCCATGAGTCGGTCGATTGACCAGAGGAACGCAGACAGGGTCTTGCCCGACCCGGTCGGGGCGACGACGAGAGTGTGGGAGCCGCCGGAAATGGCGTTCCAGGCGCCTTCTTGCGCGTTTGTGGGTGCGGCGAATGCCCCCGTGAACCACGCTCGGGTGGCCGGGGAGAAGCGATCGAGCACGGTGCTCATTCGGCTAGCAAATCACATGAGTCTGACATCGTGGCTGGTCGGCTGAGCGGATGCACCATCGTCGGGCGCCGTAATGTGAGGACCGACCTGACATTGGGCGTCCTTGCATGTTGCCGTTATCGGCTGTCGTTGGCGTCGCTCGCGCCGTTCTGCTTCGAGGCCGCCGCTGATGACGTTGTGTTTGCCTTTCAGAGTTACGGTCGTCGCGGCCCAACACTTCAAGTGCGATCCGAGTTTCAGATCAGAACTGGGGGTCCTCCGGATAGTCCTTGCCGTCGGTTTCGTCCGCCCATTTCTCGTCCGGGTCACGCTCCTCGGCCGAGTACTCGTCCTCGTCGTCGATGTCGGGTTCGAGGTCCGGTTCGGGAGTCTCGTCGCATTCGTCGAGGGGTTCGAATCCGACATTGGAGGATCGTCGGATGCGGTATTTCTGTCCGAGGGGTGAGGTCCAGATGATGGTCCCGTCGTCGTCGCGTTCGACCTGCCAGGTGCTCGAGTGTTTGAGTACGTGGTGGCGTCGGCACAGGGGGTTGAGGTTCTCGAGGTCGGTCTCACCTCCGTCCTGCCAGGCGAGGATGTGGTCCACATCACATTGGCGTGCGGGTCGGTTGCAGCCGGGGAAGCCGCAGACCTTGTCTCTGACTTCGATGGTCTTTCGCAGGTCGGCGGGGACGGCGTAGCGGTCGCGTCCGACGGAGAGCACGGCTCCGGTTTCGGGGTGGGTGAGCAGCCTTGTGAAGCTCGGGGCTTGGGCGGCGAGCCGGCGGGCGGTCTCGGGGTTGATCGGCCCGTACCCGTCGAGTTCTGCCGGTTCCTCGGAGTGGCCGAGGAGGGTCATCACCGGGACGGTCACGTGCACCGTCGGCCGGATCGCTCCACCACGGCCTGCGAAGACGGGAACACCGGCACCCTCACCGCTGTCGCGACCGGTGGTAGCTCCAGCGGTGAGCCCGTTCATGGCCGCGTCGGTGAGAACGTCGGCGGTGAGTTGCCCGATGGTGCGCTGATCGCCGGTTTTGCGGAGGCTTTTGGCGGTGGTGTGGCAGGCGTTGAATATGCTCTGGGTTACCTCGACGGGGGCGTAGAGGGCGAGCCAGCCCATTCCGTCGGGAGCGTTCCAGTGCTCTACCCGCCGATCCGAAGCTGCCGCCTCGTGGCGTTGCAGGCTGGTTTCCGGGTGCAGGCTCTCGCGCAGGGCGAGGGCCTTGTTCTTGAACTGCGGCGGGGTGGAGGTTTTCGCCAGCTTGAGGGCGACCTGCTCGAACGCCGCCCGATCCTGTGTGGAGAGCCCGGTGGCCTGATCGATCAGAGTGCGCGCATGCTGATAGGTGATCACCCCCTCACCGAGTGCTTCCAGGGTGGCGGGGAGTTCCGTGGTGAGGGTTTCGGCGGTGCCGAGCATCGAGGTGATCATCGGCTGCGACAACCGCATCTTCGCCGCCAGTTCCCCGGCGAGGGCGGAACGCACAACCTCCTGCGTCTTCGTCGTGTCCGTGTCGGAGGCGACGAACAGGTCACGGTTCGCCGTCGCGTGGTCCAGAAGATCCGCGAGCATCGTGGACACCTGCGCCTGCACCACGGCGAGAAGCTGATACTGCTCGGAGATCTCTTCGACCATCACCGCCAGTTTCCCGATCCGGGAGTCGCGGCTTTCGGGTGGGTGTTTATCGTCATCGTTGAGGATTACCATGGGTTTACTCTGCCATCACCCACCGACATTCACTCGAACACAACTACGAATATAGGACGGTGGTGGAGAAGTCGAAACAACAGCTACTTGTGGATGAATCATCGGCGAGCAAACATGGCGAGAAGGGGCAGCTGAAGGAGGAAGCGCATGGCCAGGGTGAGCGTTCGCTACATCGTCGACGACGTCGATGCCGCACTCAATTTCTACTGCCGATATCTCGGCTTCGACGAAGTCATGCATCCCGCGCCGGTATTCGCCATGCTCGATCGGGGCGAGCTTCGACTGCTGCTCAGCGCGCCAAACGAGCAGGGCGGCGGAGGAGCATCGATGCCCGACGGTACGCGGCCCACGCCGGGCGGCTGGAACCGGATCTCACTCGTCGTCGACGATCTCGAGGAGACGGTGGAGCGGCTGCGGGCCGCGGGCGTTCGCTTTCGCAACGACATCGTCGTGGGGGTCGGCGGAAACCAAGTGCTCATCGAGGATCCGTCGGGCAACCCTGTCGAGCTGTTCCAGCCGACCATTCCGGAAGCGCAGCCGAAGCCGTAGGGCTTCGCCGCTACAGCTGGCGCTGGATGAAAGCCCTCACGTCGGACGCCGCCTGCTGGTTGATGCCGTGCCCGAGGCCCTCGTAGATGCGACCCGACAGTGTCGAGTGCGCCGTGAGCCAGTCGGTCGTGCGGACGATCGCGGCCTCGGGAATGACGTCGTCGAGCGTTCCGCGGCCCCAGAAGATCGGGGGCTTCCGCTCTGCGAGCACGGCATCGCCCGGCTCCTGATCGGGACACACGAAGCCGGCCATGACGACGCCGTAGTCGAAGCGATCCGGAGCCCGCCGCATGAGCTGCATCGTCATCGCGCCGCCCTGCGAGAAGCCCATGAGGCCGACGACGGTCGGCTGCACGGTGAGATCGTCGAGCCAGCCGATGACGGCATCCGTCGACGCATTGATCGTGTCGCGATCGGGACGCGCCTCGCCGTCACGCGGAAACCAGGACCAGCCGTCGATGGGCCACGGCGCGACGAGCGGCGCCCGCAGCGACGCGATAACCGGTTCGAGCGGCAGCGACGGCGCGAGGCCGAAGAGGTCGCCCTCGTGCGAGCCGTACCCGTGCAGGAGGACGAGGAGGGGGCGGTCTGCGCGGTCGGCTTCCGACGCGGACCACATGACGGCGTCGGCGTCGATCGTGGGCTGGGACACGGCATCCTCCTCGGCTGAAGCGGTGGAAGTCAGCCTACCGGCGCGCTCCGACAGCGGGTTCGGCGGACTCTTGCAACAATGGAGCATGGCCGTACGCACTCCAGACGCAGATGAGCCCGACGATCCGCAGCCCGCAGCCACCCCGGGCTGGCTGAGCGACATCGAGCTCGAGCAGATTCGACACCGGCTGCCGCTGCTGTACGTCGAAGCGGTTCCCGTGCGCGTCGACGGGCTCGGCGTCGTCACCGAGGTCGGCGTGCTGCTGCGCGCGACAGCGACGGGGCAGATGACGCGGACTCTCGTGAGCGGCCGCGTGATGTACGGCGAGACGCTGCGCGACGCCCTGTTCCGGCACCTCGAGAAGGACCTCGGACCGATGGCCTTCCCGCTGCTTCCCGCCTCGCCCGTGCCGTTCCACGTCGCCGAGTACTTCCCGCTCCCCGGCCTGTCACCCTTCACCGACGAGCGCCAGCACGCCGTCGCGCTCGCCTATGTGGTTCCCGTCACGGGCACGTGCGAGCCGCGGCAGGACGCTCTCGAGCTCACGTGGATGACCCCGGTGGAAGCGCAGTCCGACGCCGTCGCCGACGAGATGGAGGGCGGCCGCGGCACGCTCCTGCGCATGGCGCTCGCGAGCGTCGGGGGCCTCATCTGAGCCGATTCCCTAGACTGGGCCCGTGATGTCAGCAGCCCTGCGCCGAAATCGCGCGCGTCCTGCGTCCGCGGCCGGGGCGGCGCGGGGCGGCGTCAAGGTCGAGACGGAGGCGCTCGTCGCCGGCGTCATCGCGGGCTTCATCGGCGGAGTCTTCGCCGTCATCGTCTTCGGCGGCAAGTCGGCGGCGATCTGGGCGAACTGGGAGTGGGGCAGCTGGTCGATCGGCATGGTCTCCGTCGTCGCCGTCGCCGTTCTCGGCACCGTGTCCGCCGGTTTCGGGTACTGGCGCTCGCGCCGTCTGCCCGGGCAGGAGTGGCGCCTCGCCCTGCCGTGGTGGAAGTTCACGCTCGACGCGATCGTCGTCGCCGTCGTGCACACGGCGCTCGGCGCGCTCGCGACGGCGCTGCTTCTGTACGTCGTGCAGCTCGCCTTCCGCCGCCTCTCGATCGACCCCGTGAGCGCGTCGATCGGCTGCGCGATCGTCGTCGGCCTCGCCGCGTACATGCTCTATCTCGCGGTGTCGCGGCTCAACACCGTCAACCTCTCGCAGCGGATGTTCCTGTTCGTCGGCGTCGGGCTGCTCACCGCGATGGCGACGTCGACCGACCCCGTCTGGTGGCGCTACCAGATCAGCGTGCTCGGCGCGTACGGCAACCGGCCGAGCATCAGCTTCAACGCGATCCTCATCGCCGCCGGCGCGCTCGTCACGACCTTCGCCCTCTACGTCGATCGCGACATCCGCAACCTGCACGCCGCCGGCGTCATCCGCTACCGCCCGGCGGCATCCGTCGTCTCGGGCCTGTTCATCGCCATGGGCGTCGCCCTCGCGGGAATCGGGTTCTGCCCCGTGAACGTCAGCATCGTCGTGCACAACACGTTCGCGATCGGGCTGTCGGCGCTGTTCGGCATCCTCATGCTCGTCTCGCCGATCGTGCTGCGCGGCATGCCGCTGCCGTTCTTCCTCGCGACGCTCGGCGGGCTGCTGCTGCTCGCGCTCGCGACGTGGCTGTTCTACGGCATCGGCTTCCTGCCGCTGACGAACTACGAGCTCATCGCGTTCGGCGTGCTGTTCGCGTGGATCACCATGTTCGTGCGCTTCCTCGCCGCCCTGCTCGACGCGCGCGAGGCGGCTCCCGCGGGCGAGACGACAGAGACAACAGAGACGACAGGCGGGTCGGATGCCGCTGCCGCTCAGCTGCCCGGCAGCGCCCTGCCGCGCACGGCCCCGCTCCCGGAGCACGTGCCGCCGAGGCCTGCGACGCTGCCCGACCCGCACGACACGGGCCTGCAGCGCTGAGGCCGCCGCTCAGCGCGCGATGCGCAGCGTGCGCACCTCGAACGGCGTGAGCGAGAACTCGGCGCCTCTGCGCGGCTCGTCGAGTTCGTCTTCCAGAAGTGTGACCTCGCGGATCTCCGCGTGCGGGAACGCCGCCTCGATGCGCCCGTGCGTGCGCGCGCCGAGCGCCTCGTAGACGCGCACGATGACGTCGCCGGAGCGGTCGTCCGCAAGCTTCACCGCGGACACGACGACGCCCTCCCCGGTGACCTCGACGAGCGGCGGCACCTCCCTCGCGCCACGCATGGTCGTCGGCGGCGCGTTGAGCGTGAGGCCCGCGGCCGTCGCTTCGGCGGGGTCGGCGCCGATCACGAGTCCCGTCGTGATGACGTGCGCGCCGTGATCGGTGTCGGGGTCGGGGAATCGCGGGGCGCGCAGCAGCGAGAGTCGCACCGTCGTCGTGACGCCGTCCTCGCCCGCGTCGCGAGTGGTGTCGTAGCCGTAGATCGAGTCGTTCACGAGCGCGACGCCGAAGCCGGGCTCGCGCACGAGCACGAACCGGTGCATCGACGTCTCGAACTTCGCCGCCTCCCAGCTCGTGTTCACGTGCGTCGGTCGGACCTGGAAGCCGAACTGCGTCTCCGCCTCCGTGTGCGCCGCGTGCACGTCGAGCGGGAACGCGAGCTTCAGAAGCTTCTCGGTCTCGTGCCAGTCGATCTCGGCGCGCAGTCGCACGGTCGCCGTCTCCGGCGCGAGCGAGATCACCTGCCGCACGCGCGAGTGCGAGAACGACCGCTCGATCACGACTTCGGCGACGCCGTCGACCACGCGGCCGTCGATCGCGTCGACGCTTCGCACATCGGTGACGCGATTGCGGTAGAACGCGTCGATGTCCCACGCGTCCCACATGTTCGGGAAGTCCTGGTGCAGCTGCAGCAGGTTCGCCGCGGCGCCCGATGCGATCGCATCGCGGCCGCTCGCCGCGTCGATCGCGGAGGTCACGAGGCCCTCCGCCGAGACCGCGACCCGAACGCGGGCGTTCTCGAGCACGAACCCGTCGCCGTCGCGGCTCAGCCGGCTGGCGGCATCCGATCGTCTGATCTCGCCCGCGCCGAGGGGCACGGGTCCCGCCGTCGAGACAGGGGAGAACACGAGTTCGCGCTCACCGTTGCCCGCGAGCGCGCGCCGGGCGGCATCGGCGAGGCGGTGGGCGTCCGTGACGATGCCGGCGAGCGTCGCGACCGCCTCGCGGTGCACCCACGCGATCGAGGTGCCCGGCAGGATGTCGTGGAACTGCTGCAGCAGAAGCAGCTGCCACAGTCGGTCGAGCTCGTCGTACGGGTAGGCGAGGTCGCCGCGCACGGCGGCGGTCGTCGCCCACAGCTCGGCCTCGAGGAGCGCGTGCTCGGCGCGGCGGTTGCCGGCCTTCGTCGCGTGCTGGCTCGTGAGCGTGCCACGGTGCAGCTCGAGGTAGAGCTCGCCGACCCAGACGGGCGGATGCCGAAGCTCCGCCTTGGCCTCGTCGAAGAAGTCGTCAGGATGCCGCCAGGCGACGCGCGCGCTGCCCTCGAGGTTCGCGAGGCGGTTCGCCTTCCCCGTCATCTCACGCGTGGTGCCGCCTCCGCCGTCGCCCCAGCCGACGGGCGCGATCGAGCTCGACGCGACGCGGCTCTCGGTGAACTGGCGGGAGGCCCTCGCGACCTCCGTCGCGGAGAGCTGCGAGCTGTAGGTGTCCATGGGCGGGAAGTGCGTGAACACGCGGGAGCCGTCGATGCCCTCCCACAGGAAGGAGTGGTGCGGGAACGCGTTGCGCTGGTTCCACGAGATCTTCTGCGTGAAGAACCATTCGAAGCCCGCGCGGCGCATGAGCTGCGGCAGCGCGGGGGAGTAGCCGAAGCTGTCGGGCAGCCACACGCCGCGGCAGCGCTGCCCGAACTCGGCCTCGAAGAAGCGCTGCCCGTGCGAGAACTGGCGCACGAGCGACTCGCCCGTCGGCATGACCGTGTCGGATTCCACCCACATGCCGCCGAGGGGGAGGAAGCGGCCGGCGGCGACGGCGTCGGCGACGCGCGCGAACACGGCGGGACGGTGCTGCTTGAGCCACGCGTACTGCTGCGCGCTCGACATGCCGTACAGGAACTCGGGGTCCTCGTCGAGGAGCGCCGTCATCGACGAGGCCGTGCGGGCGACCTTGCGGATCGTCTCCCGCACGGGCCACAGCCACGCCGAGTCGATGTGGGAGTGGCCGATCGCGGCGATGCGGTGGGCGCTCGCCTCCGCGGGCGAGGCGAGCACGGCGGCGAGCTCGGCGCGCGCGGCCGCCGCGGTCTCGGGGATGCGTTGCAGGTCGAGCGCGTCGAGGGCGTCGTCGAGCGCCTGCAGAATGCGCATGCGGCGCGGCGCCGTCTCGGGCAGCTCGCCCTGCAGGCCGTAGAGCACCTCGAGGTCGAGGGAGAGCTCGAACACCTCCGCCTCGAACACGGCGAGCTCCATGCGGCGGGCGCGGTACAGCGGCTCCGTCGACGCCGTCGCGAGGTCGCCCTCGCGCGTCGGCAGGAACGGGTGGTGCTCGAGCAGCAGGGGGTTCGCGGCCGCCTCGAGGTAGAGCTCGACGCGCTCGCCGCCGGCCGCGGCCTCGGCGACGGGAATCCACTGGTTGCGCGGGTTGAGCGCCTTCACGGGCGTGCCGTCGGGCCGGTACACGAGCGCCTCGCACTGGAAGCCCGTGAGCGACTCGTCGAAGCCGAGGTCCACGCGCGCCTCCACGCGCCGCCCCGCCCACTCCGTCGGAATCTCCCCGACAAGCCGGAACCACGTCGTCGACCACGCCGGTCCCCACGGGGCGGGCACGCGCGCGTCCTCGAACGGCAGCGCCATCGCGTCGCCGGGCGGGATCGGCTCGCCGGGCAGCTCGCGCGCCTGCACGCGGAACGGGACGGCCGCCGAGTACACGGCGGGCAGCACGCGCTCCGCGAGCACGCGCAGCACCCGGCCGACGGTGAGCGAGGTGTCGTCGTGCATGGCGGCTCCTCCGCGCGACGGCGGCGCTAGCGGACGAGCCGCACTTCGAGCAGGTCCTCGCCGAGGAACTGCTGCACTTGCTGGGCGCCGTCGCGCTCGAAGCCGTTGCGCTTGTAGAAGCCGTGCGCGCGCGGGTTGTCGTCGGCGACCCACAGGTAGCCGGGCCGGTCGCCGCACGCGGCGTCGAACAGCTTCTGCCCGATGCCCGTGCCGTGGTACGCGGCGAGCATGTAGATGAAGTACAGCTCACGCTCGCGCGGGGCGTCCTCGTCGCGCGCGGGACCCGAGCCGACGAAGCCGACGATCTCCCCGTCGACGAGGGCGGCGTACTGGTGGTACTCGTCGCCCTGGCTCGCCCAGTGCGTCCACAGCTCCGCCATGCGGCGCGGCGAGACGCGCTCGAGCGCGGCCTCGCTGATCAGGTGGTCGTACGTCTCATGCCAGCACTGGGCGTGAACGCGCCCGAGCGCCTCCGCGTCAACGTCGCGCACGGGTCGCACGATGACGTCGAGTGTGTCGATGGCAGCATCCTTGGTGTCCATATCCAGACGGTACCG encodes the following:
- a CDS encoding alpha/beta hydrolase — encoded protein: MSQPTIDADAVMWSASEADRADRPLLVLLHGYGSHEGDLFGLAPSLPLEPVIASLRAPLVAPWPIDGWSWFPRDGEARPDRDTINASTDAVIGWLDDLTVQPTVVGLMGFSQGGAMTMQLMRRAPDRFDYGVVMAGFVCPDQEPGDAVLAERKPPIFWGRGTLDDVIPEAAIVRTTDWLTAHSTLSGRIYEGLGHGINQQAASDVRAFIQRQL
- a CDS encoding GNAT family N-acetyltransferase — its product is MDTKDAAIDTLDVIVRPVRDVDAEALGRVHAQCWHETYDHLISEAALERVSPRRMAELWTHWASQGDEYHQYAALVDGEIVGFVGSGPARDEDAPRERELYFIYMLAAYHGTGIGQKLFDAACGDRPGYLWVADDNPRAHGFYKRNGFERDGAQQVQQFLGEDLLEVRLVR
- a CDS encoding alpha-mannosidase, with amino-acid sequence MHDDTSLTVGRVLRVLAERVLPAVYSAAVPFRVQARELPGEPIPPGDAMALPFEDARVPAPWGPAWSTTWFRLVGEIPTEWAGRRVEARVDLGFDESLTGFQCEALVYRPDGTPVKALNPRNQWIPVAEAAAGGERVELYLEAAANPLLLEHHPFLPTREGDLATASTEPLYRARRMELAVFEAEVFELSLDLEVLYGLQGELPETAPRRMRILQALDDALDALDLQRIPETAAAARAELAAVLASPAEASAHRIAAIGHSHIDSAWLWPVRETIRKVARTASSMTALLDEDPEFLYGMSSAQQYAWLKQHRPAVFARVADAVAAGRFLPLGGMWVESDTVMPTGESLVRQFSHGQRFFEAEFGQRCRGVWLPDSFGYSPALPQLMRRAGFEWFFTQKISWNQRNAFPHHSFLWEGIDGSRVFTHFPPMDTYSSQLSATEVARASRQFTESRVASSSIAPVGWGDGGGGTTREMTGKANRLANLEGSARVAWRHPDDFFDEAKAELRHPPVWVGELYLELHRGTLTSQHATKAGNRRAEHALLEAELWATTAAVRGDLAYPYDELDRLWQLLLLQQFHDILPGTSIAWVHREAVATLAGIVTDAHRLADAARRALAGNGERELVFSPVSTAGPVPLGAGEIRRSDAASRLSRDGDGFVLENARVRVAVSAEGLVTSAIDAASGRDAIASGAAANLLQLHQDFPNMWDAWDIDAFYRNRVTDVRSVDAIDGRVVDGVAEVVIERSFSHSRVRQVISLAPETATVRLRAEIDWHETEKLLKLAFPLDVHAAHTEAETQFGFQVRPTHVNTSWEAAKFETSMHRFVLVREPGFGVALVNDSIYGYDTTRDAGEDGVTTTVRLSLLRAPRFPDPDTDHGAHVITTGLVIGADPAEATAAGLTLNAPPTTMRGAREVPPLVEVTGEGVVVSAVKLADDRSGDVIVRVYEALGARTHGRIEAAFPHAEIREVTLLEDELDEPRRGAEFSLTPFEVRTLRIAR
- a CDS encoding DUF998 domain-containing protein; the encoded protein is MSAALRRNRARPASAAGAARGGVKVETEALVAGVIAGFIGGVFAVIVFGGKSAAIWANWEWGSWSIGMVSVVAVAVLGTVSAGFGYWRSRRLPGQEWRLALPWWKFTLDAIVVAVVHTALGALATALLLYVVQLAFRRLSIDPVSASIGCAIVVGLAAYMLYLAVSRLNTVNLSQRMFLFVGVGLLTAMATSTDPVWWRYQISVLGAYGNRPSISFNAILIAAGALVTTFALYVDRDIRNLHAAGVIRYRPAASVVSGLFIAMGVALAGIGFCPVNVSIVVHNTFAIGLSALFGILMLVSPIVLRGMPLPFFLATLGGLLLLALATWLFYGIGFLPLTNYELIAFGVLFAWITMFVRFLAALLDAREAAPAGETTETTETTGGSDAAAAQLPGSALPRTAPLPEHVPPRPATLPDPHDTGLQR
- a CDS encoding NUDIX hydrolase family protein; this encodes MAVRTPDADEPDDPQPAATPGWLSDIELEQIRHRLPLLYVEAVPVRVDGLGVVTEVGVLLRATATGQMTRTLVSGRVMYGETLRDALFRHLEKDLGPMAFPLLPASPVPFHVAEYFPLPGLSPFTDERQHAVALAYVVPVTGTCEPRQDALELTWMTPVEAQSDAVADEMEGGRGTLLRMALASVGGLI
- a CDS encoding ATP-dependent helicase — translated: MSTVLDRFSPATRAWFTGAFAAPTNAQEGAWNAISGGSHTLVVAPTGSGKTLSAFLWSIDRLMDAAAHGTVEERPQGTRVLYISPLKALGVDVERNLRAPLVGIAQTAKRLGIEPPEVTVGVRSGDTPANDRRALLKNPPEILITTPESLFLMLTSKARETLRTVDTVIIDEVHAVAATKRGAHLAVSLERLDALLDRPAQRIGLSATVRPHEEVARFLGGRAPVAIVAPPASKTFELEVIVPVEDMTDLTVGQQPATPDGSAAGPVRADGERGGSIWPHVEEAIVDRILAHRSTIVFANSRRLAERLTARLNEINEARLDEETLLSGPLPEDWAGAAEQSAAAARSEAASAPRTPAVLMGGSGQTTGVRDETPLLARAHHGSVSKEQRAAIEDDLKSGRLRCVVATSSLELGIDMGEVDLVIQVEAPPSVASALQRVGRAGHQVGEISHGVLFPKHRADLVNSAVAAERMLEGKIESMRVPANPLDILAQQTVAATALDTVEVEAWFEQLRRTAPFATLPRSAFEATLDLLAGRYPSDEFAELRPRIVWDRDAGTIEGRPGAQRLAVISGGTIPDRGLFAVYMVGGEEGTTGRRVGELDEEMVYESRVGDVFALGATSWRIQEITHDRVLVTPEFGQPGRLPFWKGDALGRPFELGEALGRFTRELDAADDGVASERLAAAGLDARAAANLRAYLTEQRAATRHLPTDRTLVVERSRDELGDWRIILHSPFGMQVHAPWALAVGARVQERFGVDGASIASDDGIIVRIPETTDEPPGADLFVFEADELEVIVTAEVGGSALFASRFRECAARALLLPNYSPQKRAPLWQQRQRAAQLLDVAKKYPQFPILLETARECLKDVYDVPALLELARRIASRKIRIVETTTEEPSPYAKSLLFGYVGAFMYEGDNPLAERKAAALALDATMLSELLGQVELRELLDPAIIAQTEQELQRLTENRRMRGLEGTADLLRMLGPLGADEVAERLQAPDDEHEHASAAVARAHLDELVAAKRALAVQVAGAERWIAIEDAARLRDALGVPLPIGVPTAFIEPVPDPLGDLLARHARTHGPFTTGDAARRFGLGIAVVAHALGRLADEGRIVSGEFLPDRPAASAHPLENAEWCDKEVLRRLRLRSLAALRHEVEPVDQATFVRFLSAWQHVGGGLRGVDGVAAVIDQLSGAIVPASAWETLILPQRVADYSPAMLDELLSTGEVIWSGRGSIAGGDGWVSLHIADTAPLTMLPALGPGDDGSLERELLLTLGSGGAYFSSQLAEATGSEDDANLQRALWHLVWQGLVTNDTFAPIRGLVGGAGAHKTRRPTPRSRLYRGRGYARPSMSGAAPRVGGRWSLLPLPEQDATVRAAATAETLLDRYGVVTRGAVYADDIPGGFALMYKVLSGFEEKGRARRGYIVNGLGAAQFSTSGTIDRVRSHTFTDDDRPLNAVALAATDPANPYGTALAWPSAELTGTRHRPGRKAGGIVAIVDGELALYLERGGKSALAFTDREPVLTSAAASVGALVRAGRVDKLAVEKVNGAFVFGSPLEHPLRNAGFTETPRGLRMRHA
- a CDS encoding VOC family protein, whose product is MARVSVRYIVDDVDAALNFYCRYLGFDEVMHPAPVFAMLDRGELRLLLSAPNEQGGGGASMPDGTRPTPGGWNRISLVVDDLEETVERLRAAGVRFRNDIVVGVGGNQVLIEDPSGNPVELFQPTIPEAQPKP
- a CDS encoding HNH endonuclease signature motif containing protein, with amino-acid sequence MVEEISEQYQLLAVVQAQVSTMLADLLDHATANRDLFVASDTDTTKTQEVVRSALAGELAAKMRLSQPMITSMLGTAETLTTELPATLEALGEGVITYQHARTLIDQATGLSTQDRAAFEQVALKLAKTSTPPQFKNKALALRESLHPETSLQRHEAAASDRRVEHWNAPDGMGWLALYAPVEVTQSIFNACHTTAKSLRKTGDQRTIGQLTADVLTDAAMNGLTAGATTGRDSGEGAGVPVFAGRGGAIRPTVHVTVPVMTLLGHSEEPAELDGYGPINPETARRLAAQAPSFTRLLTHPETGAVLSVGRDRYAVPADLRKTIEVRDKVCGFPGCNRPARQCDVDHILAWQDGGETDLENLNPLCRRHHVLKHSSTWQVERDDDGTIIWTSPLGQKYRIRRSSNVGFEPLDECDETPEPDLEPDIDDEDEYSAEERDPDEKWADETDGKDYPEDPQF